From the genome of Pseudomonas helvetica:
CGACGAAAATCTCCGCGGCGTAATTGAGATTGGCGCCGCCACTCTCGGCGAGGGTGATCACCGGCAGTTTGTTTTCCATGGCGATCTGTTGCAGGCGCAGGGATTTCTTCAGGCCACTGGGAGAAATGGTGCCGCCCTTGATCGCGCTGTTATTGGCGACCACCAGCACCCGCACACCGGACACATAACCAATTCCGGCGATCAACCCGCCACCGGCCTGGCTGCCGTCCTTGTCGTCGTGCAGTTTGTAGCCGGCCAGGCTCGCCAGCTCAAGAAACGGTGCGCCAGGATCGAGCAGCAGGTTCAGCCGTGCGCGAGGCAGGAGTTGCCCGCGTTTGTCGAATTTCGGTTTGGCCTCTGCGGCTTTGGCCAGCAGGTTGCGTTCCAACTGGCGGAACTGTTCGATGTTGCTCAACATCGCCTCGCGGTTCTGCGCAAACTGCCGGCTGTGGATGTCGAGTTGCGATTCAATCTGTGGCATGGATCAGTCCTCGCCCTTGAGCACATCGGGTAAGCCTGCGCGGTGAAAGCCATTGAAGGATTCACTGTGCTGCGCCTTGTGCAGTGGCCAGGCGCGACCGCCGAGGCTCGCCGCACCGTCGATCCGCAGTGTGCTGCCACTGATAAAGGCCGCCGCCGGGCTCAGCAGGAAAACGATCGCCGCGCTGACTTCCGATTCAGTGCCAATCCGCTTGAGCGGCACGTGTTCGCGCAGGGTCGGGATCAGCGCTTTGAACGCACCTTCGTAGGTGTCCATGCCGCTGGAGGCAATCCAGCCAGGCGCCACCGCGTTGACCCGCACACCGGCGTAACCCCACTCGACCGCGGCGGTCTTGGTGAAGTTGTCCATGCCCGAACGCGCCGCGCCCGAATGGCCCATGCCGGGCATGCCACCCCACATGTCGGCAAGCATGTTGACGATGCTGCCACCGTACTTGCTCATCGACTGATTGAACACCTCGCGGGCCATCAGGAACCCGCCCACCAGATTGGTCCGCAGCACGGTTTCGAAACCTTTCTGATTGATCGAGGCCAAGGGCGCCGGGTATTGGCCGCCAGCATTATTGACCAGGCCATGAATCGGCCCGTGGTCCTTGATCAGTTGCCCGACCAATTGCGTGACCGCTTCTTCATCGCGAATGTCGCAGGCCTGCCAATCCGCCTTGCCACCGTCCTCGATGATTTCCGCCGCGACCTTTTGCAGCTTCTCGGGTTTGCGCCCGATCAGCAATACATGGGCGCCGAGGGCTGCCAGCTCATGCGCGGTGCAACGGCCGATGCCACTGCCGCCACCGGTGACAATAATCCTCTGGCCGGAAAACAGCTCGGGTTTGAATATCGAATCAAAGGCCACGGCAACCGTCCTCTACTTGACTTGGTCAGCGATGCCTTGCGGCACCGGGATCTGGATTTCCAATAGCTGCTGGGCGAACGCCTTGCCTTGCGGGTCGATTCGCAGGCTGGCCACGCCACCGCCACCGAGGGCGTTTTCCAGGAGAAAGTTCAGGCTGTGAGTACCGGGTAAATACCAGCGCTCGACACGTCCGTGGATCGGGTCAAGCACGTGACTCATCCAGTCGACGATCACCGCAGGTGTCAGTGCTTCGGCGATCCACGGCAGGTATTCGGGGGCGCGGGCCATGACGCCGATGTTGCTGTGATTGCCCTTGTCGCCGGAGCGCGCCACCGCGAGTTTCACCAGCGCCACACTGGCGTCGGCGCGAGCGTGGGGTTTGGGCGGATCAAAGGGCAGCGGCAGGTCGGCAACGTCGAGGTGATCGAGGGCAGGCAGGGCGCAGGGATAACGTTGGCCTTGCAGGTCGACTTCCAGCATGCAGGTATTTTTGTCGATCAGGAACGAGAACAGACGGATCAATGGGTACACGGTTGGCCGGCCTCCGACGATTCCGGTCAACCCCGGCGCCATACCGGTGGCGGCTTGAGCGATCTCACGGGAAAACAGGATCAGCGCTTGTTTGTCCGGGTGCCGCACCGCCAGTTTGATCACTACTTCGCGGCTGTCCTGGCGTTGGCCATGCGGACCATAAGTCGCTTCGCTGCCGAGTAGCTCAATGTTCACTTCGCTGTAGGGCGCCCAGCCGCGTTGGCTGAACATTTCCGAGGTCTTGGCAATGATCGCCTGGCTCACCCGACGTGCCTTGGCCACCGCGTCGATCCCGGCGATAAGGCAGCTGGCGGTGCAGCGAAAGCCGTCCGGCCAGGTCGCGCAGACCTTGTATTGACGGGGCGGTGGCAAGCCTTTGGCGCCGTGTACATGCACGGCGTTGTTGGCGTGTTGCTGGAGTTTGACCAGGCTGAAATCGCAGACCACATCGGGCAGCAGATAGGCGCGAGGATTGCCGATTTCGTACAGCAGTTGCTCGCCGACGCTCAGCGGTGTGACCAAACCGCCGGTACCTTCGGGTTTACTGACGATGAACTGGCCGTCGGCGCTGACTTCGACGATGGGGAAACCGATGTGTTCGTAGTCGGGCACTTTTTGCCAATCGGTGAAGTTGCCGCCGGTGCACTGTGCACCGCATTCGATGAGGTGCCCGGCCAGCGCGGCTTGGGCCAGTTTGTTGTAGTCCTGCCACGACCAGCTGAACTCATGCACCAATGCCGCGCTGACCACGGCGCTGTCGACCACCCGGCCGGTGATAACGATGTCCGCACCCAGGCGTAGCGCCTCGACGATGCCGGGGGCGCCGAGGTAGGCGTTGGTCGACACGCACATTGGCGGCAGTGGGGCGCCGCTGAACATTTCCTTTACGCCGCTGGTAGCCAATTGCTTGAACTGCGGTTGCAGGTCATCACCGAGCAACACGGCGATCTTCAGTGGCACACCGGCTTTATCGCACGCCGCTTGCAGCGCTGCTGCGCAGGCCAGTGGGTTGACCCCGCCGGCGTTGCTGATCACGCGGATGTTCTGTTCGCAAAGTTGCTTGAGGAGCGGGCTGAGGACTTCGACGAAGTCGGTCGCGTAACCGGCCTGGGGATCTTTCATCCGTGCGCCGGCCAGCAGCGACATAGTGATTTCTGCCAGATAGTCGAACACCAGATAGTCCAGCTGGGCACCGTCAACCAATTGCGCGGCGGCGGTCGAGGTATCGCCCCAGAAGGCACTGGCGCAGCCGATACGAACGGTTTTGTTCATTGCAAGCCTCCGACAGAAGTGGCTCGAGACTACCAAGCAAGCGCTTGGTTTGTAAATGCTGGTTACATCTTCTTCCCAAGCGCTTGCTTGGTCGTCCCGGTCAGCTTAAATTGCCCGCGCAAACCCATTGCATTCGTGGTGTGATCGCACAATTGATTGAGCGACTGTAGGAGAGAACGGGTGGACGAGCAAAAAGCCCTGCTGGTAATGCGCGAGTTGGTCGACAACGGGCAACTGACCGATCCCGACAGCGCTCGCGGCAAACTGCTGCAAATGGCCGCTCACCTGTTTCGCAACAAGGGCTACGAGCGCACTACGGTGCGTGACCTGGCCAGTGCGGTCGGGATTCAGTCGGGAAGCATTTTTCATCACTTCAAAAGCAAGGATGAAATCCTGCGGGCGGTGATGGAAGAAACCATTCGCTACAACACCGCATTGATGCGCGCCTCCCTGGCGCAAGCGACCAATGTGCGCGAGCGGGTGCTGGCACTGATCCGCTGTGAGTTGCAGTCGATCATGGGCGGCAGCGGCGAAGCAATGACGGTGCTGGTCTACGAATGGCGTTCGCTTTCGCAAGAAGGTCAGGCCCAGGTGCTAGCGCTGCGCGATATCTATGAGCAGATCTGGTTGCAGGTACTGGGTGAGGCGAAAGACGCCGGTTTCATTCGCGGCGACGTATTTATTACCCGACGTTTTCTAACCGGCGCGCTGTCCTGGACCACCACCTGGTTTCGGCCGGATGGCAGCATGAGCCTCGATCAATTGGCCGACGAAGCCTTGATTCTGGTGTTGGAAGAAAAGTGACCGTTTCGCAAAAACTTATTAAATAGCCATCACCAAGTTGTCGAAGCGGATAAAACCGCCTAGCTTGGTTGTAGTCGATATATTTTTAGAGGTGGGCTCGTTTTGATGTCTTCGCCAGTTCGGAAGGCTTTACGGATTTCGCTGATGGCGCTGGGTGCGCTATCCGTACTCCCGGTTTCGGCCGCACAAGTAGTGCAGGTGGGCGCTGCGCACTTTCCGCCGTACACCGTTCGACCGGAGAATGGCGACGATACCGGGTTGCTACCGCAGTTGGTCGAGGCGCTGAACCACTCGCAAACCGACTATGAGTTCAAACTCGTGCCGACTTCCTTGCAGCGTCGATTCGGTGATTTCCAGGATGGCCGGACTGACATGGCAATCTTCGAAAATCCGGAGTGGGGTTGGAAGGATATCCCGCACAGCACCGTCGACATGGGGCTGGAAGATGCTGAAATCTTTGTCGCACAGAGCAAGCCGGATCGTCAGCAGGGTTACTTCACCGATTTGAAAGGCAAGCGTCTGGCGCTGTACAGCGGTTATCACTATGAATTTGCCAATTTCAATAACGATCCGCAATTTCTCAAGGACAGTTACAACGCGACGCTCACGACTTCTCACGACAGCAATATTTTAATGGTTCTGCGCAATCGCGCCGACATTGCACTGGTCACACGTTCGTACCTCTACGATTACCTGCTGCGCAATGAAAAGGTCAGGCCGCAGTTGTTGGTATCCCAGCGCATCGATCAGGTTTATCACCATTACGCGTTGTTACGTCCGCAAGCGCCGATCAGCGCGGAAACCTTCGGCAAGTTGCTGCAGGGGTTGCGGGATAACGGGCAGATGCTGAAGATTTTCGATCCGTACAAGATTGCCATCGTGCCGGTGCCTAAAAGCTGAAGTCAGGCCAACCCTTTGACCTGAAACCTGCGCTTGCTCGGTAAGGCTCAAGGCGGTATCTCCAGAACGGTCCAAAAAAACTGAACCACAACACACAGGCTGCGATCTTTTAGCGGCGGGCGAACGTATCGCTGCGCTTGCCCGAAACCTTGCGGCAATGCACCAGGGCATCACGAATCATGAAGTTCACCAGGGTCGGCGACACGCCGAGTTCCTTGGCGATGTCCTTTTGCGGCACGCCGTGCAGGCGATACATCTCGAAGGCGTAGCGGGTGCGACTCGGTAATTGGCCGAGGGCATCGGCAATGTTTTCCAGAATCGAGAAGTTGATGTGCGAGGTTTCTGGCGAGGCATCGTGAATGACCACGTTCAAGCCTTCTTCTTCGGTGCCCGAATACTTTTGTTCCAGCGCCTGTCTGCGGTAGTGGTCAATCGCCAGGTTACGTACGATCTGAAACAGGTAGCTGAGCTGAGCCTTGAACGAGGAGGTGATTTGCGGTGCTGATTGCAGCCTGAAAAACGCATCCTGAACGACATCTTCAGCGCGGGATCGGCAGCCGGTAATGCGGGCTGCGATTTTGACCAGAATCAGTCGATTATTAACGAACGCCTGGAGTAAGGGTGAGTCGCACCTGCTTGTGGTTACTGGTTCCGTCATGGAAATCACCTTGCTGCAAAAAGTAAATAGGACGACCAAGGGGGGCGGAGCCGTCCTACGCATCGAGTGACAAGCTAGTGTTAATGATAATGATTGTCAATTGATAGCGATTGTTATGTTGAGGCCCCTTTGTCCAACACCTCACGCAGACAGTCCTTGAACCACGCTTGCTACTGACCAGCGCAGACGTGTTACGACCTCAATTGAAGTTCGGATTGACTGTCCCCCGTCGCCGGGACAGGCTGCCGGAGTTTTTTGGTTGACCCGATTCAGAAAGGAGACAGTTGATGCCCTTCGCTACGATTGATGGACAATCGCTTCACTACGTCGACCAAGGCACTGGTCCGGTGGTGCTGTTGGCGGGTAGTTACTTGTGGGACCAGACCATGTGGGCGCCGCAGATTGTGGCGTTGTCGCAACACTATCGGGTGATTGCCGTGGACCTGTGGGGGCACGGGGAGTCCGGGCCGTTACCTGAGGGCATGACTTCGCTGGATGATCAGGCGCGGCAGGTACTGGCGTTGCTTGATCATCTGGATATTGACCGCGTCGCCCTGGTCGGGCTTTCGGTCGGCGGCATGTGGGGCGTGCGTCTGGCGCTGTCGGCCCCACAGCGCCTCAACGGCCTGGTGTTGATGGACACCTATGTCGGTGTCGAGCCCGAGCCGACTCGCCAGTACTATTTCTCGCTGTTCAAGCAGATCGAAGACAGCGGTGTTATCTCGCCGCAGTTACTCGATATCGTGGTGCCGATTTTCTTCCGTCCAGGCATCGACCCTCAGTCGGCGCTTTATCAGGATTTCCGCGCCAGGCTGGCCGCGCTGCCGCCTGAGCGTTTGCGTGAAAGCATTGTGCCGATGGGGCGCATTACGTTTGGTCGTGATGATCTGCTGCCGCGTCTGGGCGAGCTGAATCCTGAAACCACGCTGCTGATGTGCGGTGATCAGGACAAACCGCGACCACCGTCGGAAACCAGGGAAATGGCCGAGTTGATCGGTTGCCCGTATCTGTTGGTGCCGGAGGCAGGGCACATTTCGAACCTGGAGAATCCTGAGTTCGTCACCAAGGCGCTGCTGAAGTTTCTGGCGGAGAGAACTTAGTCGATCATTCGGACGCCATCGCGAGCAGGCTCGCGATGACGTCGTTGCATCCAGTAGAAACCTGACGGTAAAAAACTACTTCGGCCCGAGAATCTTCACCAGTTTTTCCGGCGACGGCGCGCCTTGCTGTTGTTGCAACTCACCCTTGTCGTCCATGTAGAAGATGGCCGGAGTGGCGGACAATTCGAGCTCTTCCATCAGCTTCATATTGGCGTCGAGTTTGGCCTGGATCGCGGCGGGAATGCTTGTCAGCGCTTTCAACGAGCTTTGCTTGCCCGCCTTCTCGTGTTCCTCCAGGGCCTTGCCCGGGTCTTTGCTGGCCAACAGGGCGGCGGATTTACCCGGGCTGTCCTCTCGGATGATCCCGACCATGATGTGCCGCAGCTGCACTTTGCCGGCCTTCACCCACGGCCGGGCCTGCTCCCAGAACATATTGCAGTAAGGGCAGTTCGGGTCGCTGAACAGGTAGACGGTGCGCGGTGCATCCTTGCTGCCGTCGGCGATCCAGTTGCTGGCTTCCATCTTCGCCCAGACTTCCTTGGCCATTGGCGCGTAGACCAGTTTTTGCAGCGGCTCGGCACTCAGGTCCTTGCCATCGGCGTCGTACAGGTTGCCGAGCAGCACGTGCTTGCCGTCGGGCGTCAGGTACAAGGCCATGCCGCGGTTCTGGTACTGCGCGGCATAACCACGCAAGCCATCAGGCGCATCGAAACTGCCGATGATTTTCGCACCTTTTTCTTCGATCTTGCGGATCGCCGCAGGCAGCTCTTCGGCCTGCAGCATCGGGATTTGCAGCAGCGCTGCGCCCAGGGACAGCGTCAGCAGGTGGCGGAGGCGGGGCATGGCAGTTTCCTTGAAGGTGTGGCCTGTATGGCAGAAGTTGGGGAGTCGAAGTTTTCCAGGGCACGGGCCAGGCTGGCTTCCGATAATTCACCTAGGTGGCTACCGAGCATTCGGCCTTCGGCGCTGTAGAACAGCGTAGTCGGTAGCGCCATGGAGCCAACGGCCTGACTCAGTCGGCCGCCGCCATCGAACAGCACATTGGAAAGGCTCAGGCCTTGGGTTGCGAGGAAGGTGCTGACGCTTTGCATGCTTTCGGCCTGATTGACGAACAGAAAGGTCAGGTCGGGCCGATGTTGCTGGGCGTTCTCCAGCACCGGCATTTCACGCCGGCAGGGCGGGCACCAGGTGGCCCACAGGTTGATCACCAAGGGGCCGCCCTGATAATCGGCCAGTTGCACGGTTTCGCCGGCGGCGTTGCGCAAGACGATGTCCGGCAGGCGCGTGCCTTGTTCGTAGAGGTTCAGGGACAAACTTGCCAGCAACCAGAACAACAGGCCGCTGCCAACGCCCGCGCCCAACGGTTTGCGCAGCGCCGGTCGGCGCCAGCCCCGCAACAGTGTTGCCAGCAGCAGGGCAATCACCCCGGGCCAGGCGAGGAAACCGCCATCGCGCAGGTCGATGATCTGCCACGGGTCATCACGGTAGTGGGCCCAGTAGGTGAGCACGAATCCCACTCTGGCCGCGAGCAGGCCCAGCAGGAACAGGCTGAACAGCACCGACTCGGGGTTCTCGCCACCGCGCTTGGCCACCCGCCAGCCGACCAGGGTGGCCAGTGCCAGGGCACTGATCAGCAGCAGGTGGTTGAGCGCAATGGCAAAGGTGCCGAGGGTAAAGGTCAGCATTAACGAGCGTCCCGAGTCATGTTCCAGCGTTGGAGGAAACCGGCGGCATCCACCTCTCCGGTGATGCGCTGGCTACGGCGCTCGATGCCGTCGGTGCCGATCCACAACAGGCTTGGCGGCCCCGGCACTTTGTAATGGCCGAGCAGTTCACGGCTGGCAGCATTGTCGGCGGTCACGTCCAGGCGCAGCAAGCGGACATCTTTCAGCGCATCCATTACCTGGGGTTTGCCGAACACCTGTTTCTCCATGATCTTGCACGACACACACCAGTCAGCGTAGTAGTCCAGCAGCACCCACTGGCCCTGGGCGCGGGCAGTGTCGAGTTCGTGTTGCAGCGCAGCGGGATCCTTGACGGTGATGAAGGCGTCGTCAGCCGTGGGGCCGGCGACGCGGGTCGATGCCTGTGCACTGTAAACCTGCAATGGATTGAACAGGTCATCGCTGCCACCCGCAGCACCGATCAACAGCAGGCTGCCCCACAATCCGGAAAGCAGCGCCATGCCACCGAACACATGGGCGGCGCGGCCGAATCCACCGGTCTGGCGCCAGGCGCTGTAGGCGATGATCAACAGCAGCGCACCCCATAGACCAATCCATAGCGACTCATCAAGCACTGGCCGCACCATCACCAGCGCGGTACCGAGGAACAGGAAACCGAAGATGCCTTTGAGCAGGTTCATCCAGGTGCCGGGTTTGGGCAGGAAGCGGTTGCCGACGGTCACCAGCAACAGCAGCGGCAAGCCGATGCCGATGCCCATGGCGAACAGGATCAGCCCTCCGTGCAGCGCGTTACCGCTCTGGGCGATGTACAGCAAGGCTCCAGCCAGCGGCGCGGTCATGCACGGGCCGACCAGCAATCCGGACAAGGCGCCGAGCACCCCGGCACCGATCAGGCTGCCGCCGCCTTGCTTGCGACTGGCGTTTTCCAGACGGTCACGCAGCGCGACTGGCAGTTGCAGTTCGAAGAAGCCGAACATCGGCAACGACAACAACACAAACACCACGGCGAAACTGCCGAGCAACCAGACGTTCTGCAACAAGGCCTGCAAGTTCGCACCGAGCAACGCGGCTACTACGCCCAGCGCCGCGTACACCAGCGCCATGCAGACCACATAACTGCCGGCCAAAGCGAAACCACGCTTGGGGCTGGCGCCGCTGCCGACGATCAAACCGGCGAGAATCGGCAGCATCGGTAACGAGCAAGGCGCGAAAGCCAGCAACAGTCCCAGACCAAAGAACACCAGCAAACTCCAGCCCAGCGCCCGCTGTTGCAGACCGCTGGCCAAGGCTTCATCTGGTGCTTGCGCGGCATTGACCGCCGCCGTGCTACCACCGAGGTCGATCACCTGAGTTTGTGGCGGATAACATAAACCGGCATCGGCACAGCCCTGAAACCCCACTTTGATCTGGCCACTGGCGCCGGCCGGGACTTTCAACTCCAGGCCCTGGCGATACACCTGCTGATCACCAAAAAACTCGTCACTGTGGGCTTCACCCAACGGCAGCGGCGGTTTATCCGCCTCGGGTAAACCGTCGAACTTCATCCGTTGCTGATACAGGTAGTAGCCGTCGGCAATTTGCCAGAAGAGTTGGGTTTCGCCGGATTCAAGGCGTTCGGAGGTAAAAACAAAGGCTTTGCCGACCGGCAGGAAATCAGCTTTGGTGTCGAACGGGTTCGACGCGGCCTGGGCCAGCCCTGCGATGAAAAGAAAAAACAGTAGAAACAGACGACGCATGGGAAAGCCTTATCGCGGTGCAAGTAGGGTGCACGATGATGGGTGGCGATTAACCGATGATTAACCGGTGCGCTGAAGGTGAGAGGGGGTAGGGCGGGACGGCGCCATATTGTTTGTGGATGAGCGTAGGTGAGGGGAAGAAGGCCAGCATTTTATGTGGCTCTATGGTCATTGATGTCAATGCCCGACATGTTTTATATCGGGCATTTTTTGATGCTTAATTTCGCAGAAGTCCCTTCCAGTTGTAATCGTTTATGGCGTTTGGACCATCTATTACTAGGTCGTCTTGCATGTCGTATTTCAGATAGCGATTCTCAGTGAGGAAGATGTAGTAATAGTTGCGGGAAAGATCATTGTCAAACTGTACGGCGGTCACTATTTCATATTTATAAGGGTCCAGTCCTTGCCAGGTATTATTGTTGATGGGGAGCTTTTCTATAGTATGGGTTTGAATGTTTAGTCGAAGGTAGTGTCCATCATTCATGATAAGCAGAATAGTGCTATGGCTCCACCAGGTCGCGGTAATAATGTTTTGGAAGTGAGGTGCTAGTAGCTTCCATCTGTTGTCTGATGAGATCGGCTTGATCGTTTCGACTTTGTCCTTGTCTTGGTTGTAGCTGCATATTGTGGGGATGTTTCCTTCATAATAAAATAAGTATAAACGATCGTCGTCACCAATTACGGCGCCCTCTGTATAGTGGAATCCAAAGCGCAGTTTTGTTGCATGGCTATGGAAACCCTGCCAATTGGCTTCATTGACCTTCGTGGGGTAACCTGCCGGGACTTCATCATCAGCGTTATTAAAGCGTGAGAACGTGTTAGTGTCTTTGAAGAAAAAATAGCAACGGTCTTTTCCTGATCTCCAGTCGACGGCGACGGTGTTTACGATATTAGGCATGATTTGACCCTGTTTGGTTTTGTAAGGTGTTCGACTATATGCCCGAATGGTGGTTTTTAAACCTGTCAGAGTTGACAGTGTTTTTGAAGAAATAAAGATGCTAAATTTTGGGCCGGTAGGGCGATTATTTGTAGCTGGGCAGTGTGTGAACGCGATTGTTCCGATTGCTGAGAAATTACGTCTGATCTCAAGTCGCGAGCATGTAAGAACGCATGCGGCGGCCCCTTCACTTCGACCGTGCGGCTCGACATAATCGCGGCTTAATCCCAAGCTGTTTGACTCATCCCTTTTCCACAGGTCTCACCATGCACGTACTTGTCTGTGAAGACGATGAGCTGATCGCCAGCGGCATCGTTGCCGGCCTCACGGCCCAGGGCCTGACCGTGGAGCATGTCGCCACGGCTTCGGCTGCCCGGGCGATGCTCAAGGTTGCCAAGTTCGACGTGATGGTGCTCGACCTGGGGCTGCCGGACGAAGACGGTCTGAAGCTGCTGCAGCAGTTGCGTCATCACGGCCTGGAGATTCCGGTGCTGATTCTGACCGCGCGCGATTCGGTGACCGACCGCGTCGATGGCCTGCAAGCGGGCGCCGATGACTATCTGCTCAAGCCCTTTGACCTGCGTGAATTGGCTGCGCGTCTGCACACCTTGCTGCGGCGTGTGGCGGGGCGCAGCGTCAATCTGATCGAGCATGGCGCCCTGACTTACGATCCGAGCAGCCGCGAAACGCTGCTGGCCGGTCAACCGGTAGACCTGTCGCGCCGCGAGCAATCGTTGTTGCAAGCCTTGCTGCACAACCGTGGCCGGGTGCTGTCGACCGAGCAACTCAAGGACAGCGTTTACGGGTTCAACGATGAACTGGAAAGCAACGCCCTCAACGTACATATCCATCACCTGCGACGTAAACTCGGCAACGGCATCGTTGAAACCGTGCGCGGGCTGGGTTATCGCCTTGGGCCGGCGGATGGCGGAGAGCAATCGAAGTGATGAGTTTGCGTTTGCGCCTGAGTCTGACCCTCGGCGCGGCCTTCGCGCTGATCTGGGCCCTGGCTGCGGCCTGGATGCTCAGCGACTTGCGCAATCAGATGATGTTTTCCCTCGACCAGCGGCTGGTGGCCTCGGCGCGTATGGTCGCCGGGTTGCTGGAGCAATTGCCGGCGCTGCCGAGCAAGGGCGATGGCACGCATTTCAGTGCTGAGCAGTTGAATATTCCGGGGGGCATGGCCTGTCAGGTCAGCTCCTTGCGCGGCGAGATTCTGGCCCGCAGTCACAGCACTCCCGAACAAACCCTGGAAGCTGAACAGATGGGCTTCCATGACCAGATGATCGACGGTGCGCGCTGGCGCAGTTTCACCTTGGCTCGCGGTGATGTGCGCATCACCACGGCCGACCGGCAAGTCGAGCGCGAG
Proteins encoded in this window:
- a CDS encoding response regulator, which translates into the protein MHVLVCEDDELIASGIVAGLTAQGLTVEHVATASAARAMLKVAKFDVMVLDLGLPDEDGLKLLQQLRHHGLEIPVLILTARDSVTDRVDGLQAGADDYLLKPFDLRELAARLHTLLRRVAGRSVNLIEHGALTYDPSSRETLLAGQPVDLSRREQSLLQALLHNRGRVLSTEQLKDSVYGFNDELESNALNVHIHHLRRKLGNGIVETVRGLGYRLGPADGGEQSK